TTAGTCCAAGCAAAAGATCCCTCCGTCGTGTTTATAGCCGAGACATGGGCGGATGAAGCAAGGCTAAAGGTTCTAAAAACTACTCTTCTTTTTGATGACATGTTTGTTGTTCCAAGAGTTAACAGAGGTGGGGGACTTGTgttgttttggaaaaattcaATCAAGGTCTCGGTGAAAACTTCTTCAAAGAATCATATTGACTCGATTATTGGAGAAGGGTCTGAAGGTGCATGGAGGTTCACGGGGTTTTATGGGGAACCAATTACTCATATGAGACACGAATCTTGGGAGCTCTTACAATCACTCAATAGGCGTTTTAATTTGCCTTGGCTGGTGGCTAGGGATTTTAATGAGATAGTAAGGAATTCGGAGAAGAAAGGAGGAAATAATAGAAGCCATGCACAAATGCAAAGATTCAGGGAGGCGTTGGATGCCTGTGGCTTCATGGATTTAGGATACATGGGGTCTCCTTTCATGTGGCAGAAGCACTTCAGAGATGGACATTCGGTTTGGGAAAGACTAGACAGAGTGTTGGCTAACGCAGATTGGGTTCTTAAGTTTGGGGGTTCAAAACTTCATCACCTCTAGTGCACAACATCGGATCACTCTCCCTTATGGATCATGCCTGATGGTATTGAACCTCCTCAAAGCGCCCAACCTTTTCGCTTCAGGGAAATGTGGTTGGCAGACAAAGGATGTTCTGATATGGTGAAGGTAGAATGGTGTAGAGAAGATAATGATATTGCAGGGTTTGGTGTCACTCAGAAAATTAATCGATGCGGTAAGGCATTGACTCAATGGAGCCAGAGGTGCTTTGGTAGTGTAAGGAAAGAtctgcaaaagaaaaaacaactcCTAACACGTGCTGAATTTGATGCATTGATCTTTGGGGTCAACTATCGGGTTGGAGAATTAAGAATGGAGGTGAATGACTTACTTGACAAAGAAACCAGATTGTGGCTTCAACGTTCCAGGGCTCTTTGGGCGGTTCATGGTGACAAGAACTCCAAGTTTTTCCACAGTAGAGCCATTCAATGCCACCGAAAGAATAAAattgaaggaataaaaaattcagAGGGCCAGTGGTGTTCCCGGCCTAAGGAAATTGCTGATTGTTTGGTTAATTTCTACAAAAACTTATTCACTTCTTCAGGCACCTGTCAACCTGCAAAAGCATTGTCCACCATCCAAAAGGTTGTTACTGAAGATATGAACATACAGTTGAATGCAGATTTCATGGAATGGGAGATCAAATTAACAATAAGTCAAATGGCACCTCTTAAAGTTCTCGGTCCGGATGAAATGCCCCCATTATTCTACCAAAACTACTAGGACTTGATAGGTAATGATATCACACAAGCTGtcctttattttcttaattcagCCACTCTCCCACCACGCCTCAATCACACTTTCATTACACTGATTCCTAAAGTCTCTAACCCTAAAGTGGCTTCTAAATTTCGTCCTATAAGTCTCTGTAACgtcttatataaaatattttccaaagttTTGGCTAACAAGCTGAAAAGGATTTTACCTCAGATCATTACATAACACCAAAGTGCATTTACCAAGAATCGTCTTATCTCGGATAATATTATGGTGGCCTTTGAATCTCTCCATATCATGAAGCAGCATAAATCATCCAATGATGGATATATGGCACTAAAACTCGATTTGAGTAAGGCATACGATCGAGTGGAATGTATTTTTTTACAAGAAGTTATGAAAAAAATGGGATTTAACCACCGGTGGATTTCGTTGCTAATGGTGTGTGTGACTACAACCTCTTATTCTATTCTTGTCAATGGTGAGCCCAAGGGGATGATTATACCCACCCGTGGGATTCGACAAGGTGACCCTCTCTCACCCTTCCTATTCCTTCTTTGTACTGAAGGTCTTCATGGCCTTATCTCTCAAGCAGCCCATATTGGTGATATTCATGGTTTCCAATTGTGTAGAAGAAGTCCGAAGCTAACTCACCTTTTGTTTGTAGATGACAGTTtgcttttttttcaaatctaacATCGGCAAATGTCAAAGGGTGCTAGATATCTTGGGTGTATACGAGAAGTGTTTGGGGCAGCAAATAAATAGATCCAAAAccaccattttttttagcaaatccACTTCTGATGATCGAAGACACACCATAAAGGAGTTGCTTGGTGTTCCCGAAATTCGAGAGTACGAGAGGTACTTGGGTTTACCATCTTTtgtgggaaagaagaagaaagcaagcTTTGAGTATATTAAGGAGAGGGTATGGAGGAAATTACAAGGTTAGGGAGGAAAAATTACTCTCTCAAGTGGGTAGGGAAGTTCTAATTAAGCCATGGTTCAAGCCATCCCCACTTATACCATGGATTGCTTTAAACTTCCTTTGGGTTTGTGTGATGAAATTGAGAGTATGattaggaaattttggtggggccaacgTGGAGACCGCAGAAAAATTCATTGGATCAGTTGGGTGGTTTTGTGCAAGCCAAAGGCGGAAGGTGGTATGGGTTTCAAAAATCTGGCCTTGTTCAACGATGCTCTCTTGGCCAAGTAAGCTTGGCATCTTCTTCATAATAAAGAATCCCTATTCTACCAGATCTTTAAATCCAAGTTCTTCCCTCACGGTTCAATTATGGATGCTTCGGTTTGCTCACAGGGGTCCTATGCATGGAAGAGTTTATTGAAGGGTAAAGAGGTATTAAGGAAAGGTCTCAGATGGCGAATTGGCACTGGGGATGCTATCAATCTTTGGTCTGACCCGTGGCTACCCTCTACCATTCAACCACAAATTCAATCCCTAGTGGTCCAAGATTTTGCAAATGCCAAGGCATCAACCCAATTTATAAATGTTGGGATGCTAATCTATTGAATAGGCTTTTTCTACCTCATGAGGTGCTTCTTATTTAGTCTATCCCTTTGAGCCATAGACCAGTTGAAGATAAGCTTGTGTGGCCCTATAATCTTTCTGGGGTTTATACTGTGAAATCTGGATACAAATTGCTATCTTAGGAGGTGCAGGTTTCGGATTTCAGGTCACAAGGGGTGGATAATGATGTTTGGAAGGTGGTTTAGGGTTTAAAAGTCCAAAATaagattagaaattttatatGGAAAGCCATCTGAAACTCCATACCTGTGAAAACTAATCTAGTAAAGAGGAAAGTTTTAATTGATGACTCTTGTGGTCATTGCCATCATGATCCAAAGGATGTACTCCATGCTCTTTGGCAATGCACTCTGTTGGATCCTGTGTGGAGTTCAAATCCTTGCTAGTCTTTTTGGGCTTCAAATCAGTTTTCAAGTTTTGTGGATTTAGTACAATATCTGTGCAAGGAAAGCCTGAACTTAGAGCTGTTTGCACAAATCTCATGGACTATTTGGTTTCGCAGAAACTAGTTTAGGACTAGCACCAAACCATTTCCTGTGGATCAAGTAATGCTCGATGCCCTTGTTGCACTTTTAGCCTTCATTCGTGCAATCCCCCCAAAGCCACCAGATTGTGAGACACGACCTCCCCAACACATTAAATGGAAGCCCCCTGATCCTAACTGCCTCAAAGTGAACTTTGATGGAGCTGTTTTTAGAGAGGGAAATATGGCTGGAGTTGGAGTAATTATTCGTGATGAGAAGGGTCAGATTATAGCTTTTATGGCTGAAAAAGTACCACTTCCCAATTCCGTTGCTGCTCTTGAAGCAGTAGCAGCTGTCAAGGCTCTTAATTTTGTTGCTAAATTAGGCATCTCATCTATTGTGGTGGAGGGAGATTTAGAGATTGTGATTAAGACTTTGTTCAATGAGGACATCTCATTGGCAGACCACGAACACCTAGTGGAGGAAGCAAAACTCCTATctgtattattttctttttgtagctTCTCTCATGTTAAAAGGCAAGGTAATTCTGCTGCTCATCATTTAGCTAGACATGTTAGCTCTCAGTtggtgtggatggaggatgttcccaccacccccccccccaatttttaGCTGTAACTTTAGCCGACATGGCTAGTATTTATTAAAGTTCACAGCtccctttctcaaaaaaaaaaaaaaaaagatctctATAATATGAAGTTGCTTGTAAATtatgtcactattttttttctttttacaggAAAGATTTGAACCCAAGTTTTTTCTAGTTAAAAATCGGATAATATCATTGAGATACACggttttttacaataaattatataatgatATTCAAATATTGAACTGCAACCCTACTaggttttaaataaataaagaaggaaTGTATCATAAGTGTAGTACCTATTTGGAACAATCCATTGGACTGTTCATAAGTTTGATGTGCCAAATTTGCAAAATAAGGTCTCCCTCTAAAcgagtttagaaaaaaaatctttcaaacttcttttatatctctttatagaatgtaaaaatttttaaaatcgaatcgttggattgcatgttctttatgttcttaacacgcTTGTCAAATTCCATTtaaatcagatattatttactgtTCAATCAATAAACTTAGTTTTTATGCATaacttttaaccaaaaaagctttaaatttaaacatgtcGAAAAATCAACAGTAAGCTACACGGTCCACACGTGCTTGAAACAACACctacacaacacaaaaagagaagacctcacAGAGAGCACCGATGTGGTGccagccaaataccctccgaaggtcaagttagaatttctcacaactctagagtgccagaccgggtaaattatgcgtatcTTGGTTaatgagggtattggggcttttatagtagtagagggttgacatctttttcttggtttagaagtcttttccttataggaattcTCATGATTGTATTTTACGGAaccctttccttgtaggagtctttATAAATGTGGGacacaagatatttccttatatacttATGCGTGGAGGCTAAGTTATGTCAAATCCGTCAATCTTGTGTATACCCTTTAGCTTAATCTCATCAGCCTTTTATCTTTGTTCCAAGTTGACACCGTTAGCTTGGAGCTGTAGACTCCAAATATATATTAGTGGATGCAAGGCCGACGAATTCGTCTGGAACATTACTCTATGCCTCTATATCAATGGgtagatttataattttatcctTATCAACTGCCCCCTACTTCATATCTCCGTCAGTCTAAGCTGACATTTATGGAGTTGAACTTTATtgattagttttctttttctcaggAGAGAGAATCAATTATGGGCGATTCCTCGAGCAGCCTTTATTTAATGCTTGGACGTGTGGCACAATCCAATTGGCTCCGCCTCTAGATGAGGGTATCACTTTGTCTTCCATGCCTATCATTCCTTACATATACCTCACCTTTCC
The sequence above is drawn from the Quercus lobata isolate SW786 chromosome 12, ValleyOak3.0 Primary Assembly, whole genome shotgun sequence genome and encodes:
- the LOC115970360 gene encoding uncharacterized protein LOC115970360, giving the protein MPDGIEPPQSAQPFRFREMWLADKGCSDMVKVEWCREDNDIAGFGVTQKINRCGKALTQWSQRCFGSVRKDLQKKKQLLTRAEFDALIFGVNYRVGELRMEVNDLLDKETRLWLQRSRALWAVHGDKNSKFFHSRAIQCHRKNKIEGIKNSEGQWCSRPKEIADCLVNFYKNLFTSSGTCQPAKALSTIQKVVTEDMNIQLNADFMEWEIKLTISQMAPLKVLGPDEMPPLFYQNY